One segment of Paenibacillus sp. FSL R7-0337 DNA contains the following:
- a CDS encoding YtrH family sporulation protein, whose product MDIFLSKAVLDFFIAFGIVLGGAMLGGIGAVVSLQPPTDTMLEIADRIKIWALATAVGGTIDPMRVIESNMLGGNLSPAIKQILYLVFAFLGAHMGSELVKWVCGK is encoded by the coding sequence ATGGATATTTTCTTAAGCAAGGCCGTCCTCGACTTCTTCATCGCATTCGGCATAGTGCTTGGCGGAGCAATGCTGGGCGGAATCGGCGCCGTCGTCTCTCTTCAGCCGCCAACCGATACCATGCTGGAAATCGCAGACCGGATTAAGATATGGGCACTGGCTACCGCAGTAGGCGGAACCATCGACCCGATGCGGGTCATTGAGAGCAATATGCTGGGAGGCAATCTCTCTCCGGCCATCAAGCAGATTCTCTATCTGGTGTTCGCTTTCCTGGGCGCTCATATGGGCAGCGAGCTGGTCAAGTGGGTATGCGGCAAGTAG